A genomic segment from Etheostoma spectabile isolate EspeVRDwgs_2016 chromosome 11, UIUC_Espe_1.0, whole genome shotgun sequence encodes:
- the gpr34b gene encoding LOW QUALITY PROTEIN: putative G-protein coupled receptor 34b (The sequence of the model RefSeq protein was modified relative to this genomic sequence to represent the inferred CDS: inserted 1 base in 1 codon) has translation MITKTTIMSAPFAKTTFQTSNSSLFLTENFTATNRTCVDPNALQSLLAVIYAVIFVLGLVGNLVALWVFFCVDSKKNSVRVFLINTAFADLLLVLCLPFRILYHSRGNVWTLGPVLCKVVGNLFYMNMYISVTLLGLISVDRYMKIHRGVRGQHRLRSTKWSTMLCALIWIVSFTVMLLILLSKSAPEANRCFHYKQLLDAKWIAYINICIVVLFWLVFVSLMVSYGKIALNLLRTSREKPDLPNSSRYARTARKSFFILFLFTVCFVPYHIVRVFYIITQIRDVSCFWQGVADKANEVALLFSAVNSCLDPVMFFLLSSSVRKEVLRLVGNVFCVQDWAGVSGSSSTAEQDGKTDRTXRGQANVNFSAHLKERTVTEFSQTVM, from the exons ATGATCACAAAAACCACCATCATGTCCGCCCCCTTTGCCAAAACCACCTTCCAGACTTCCAACAGCTCCCTTTTTCTCACAGAGAACTTCACCGCGACCAACCGAACCTGTGTGGATCCCAACGCGCTGCAGAGCCTGCTGGCGGTGATCTACGCTGTAATCTTTGTCCTGGGTCTCGTTGGGAACCTGGTGGCTCTGTGGGTTTTCTTCTGCGTTGACTCTAAGAAGAACTCCGTGCGGGTGTTTCTCATAAACACAGCTTTCGCGGACCTGCTGCTGGTGTTGTGTCTGCCGTTCAGGATACTCTACCACAGCCGCGGAAACGTCTGGACGCTGGGCCCCGTGTTGTGTAAAGTCGTGGGCAACCTCTTCTACATGAACATGTACATCAGCGTCACGCTGCTGGGGCTGATCAGCGTGGATCGCTACATGAAGATCCATCGCGGCGTGCGGGGGCAGCACAGACTGCGGTCCACAAAGTGGAGCACCATGCTCTGCGCCCTCATCTGGATTGTGTCCTTCACTGTGATGCTGCTAATCCTGCTGTCAAAGAGTGCCCCAGAGGCGAACAG GTGTTTCCACTACAAGCAGCTCCTTGATGCAAAGTGGATAGCCTATATCAACATCTGCATAGTGGTCCTCTTCTGGCTCGTCTTTGTCTCTCTGATGGTGTCTTATGGAAAGATTGCCCTCAACCTTCTGAGAACGTCACGAGAAAAGCCCGACCTGCCCAACTCGTCCCGCTACGCCCGAACTGCCAGGAAGTCcttcttcatcctcttcctcttcaccGTGTGCTTCGTCCCATATCACATCGTCAGGGTGTTCTACATCATAACGCAAATCAGGGACGTGTCGTGTTTCTGGCAGGGCGTTGCAGACAAAGCCAACGAGGTGGCTCTGCTGTTCTCAGCCGTCAACAGCTGCCTGGATCCGGTTATGTTCTTCCTGTTGTCTTCCTCAGTGAGGAAGGAGGTGCTGCGCTTGGTGGGCAACGTGTTCTGTGTGCAAGATTGGGCTGGAGTTAGCGGGAGCAGCTCTACGGCGGAGCAGGACGGTAAGACCGACAGGA ACAGAGGACAGGCAAATGTCAACTTTAGTGCCCATTTGAAGGAGAGGACGGTTACTGAATTCAGCCAGACCGTGATGTAA
- the gpr82 gene encoding probable G-protein coupled receptor 82, translating to MEYTAYTFPLDNASHSSSVPPLCPTATTHFFLPSAYTLLFLTSLPGNALSLWVTLRCISATSPIHVYLSHLSISNLMLSLTAPFLAAYYARGSVWTQSGVPCRLVLHGVTPVLHINIYIGIMILMWVALSRFAVLIQHTHASRPSSCATLLPPGFFACLKRTSFASRVCTAAWVVAVGGGVPVTVYYSVKEAVSADATATAGCANVCYNPAVEIGGIRSATMGVPAITLFFVFYLLVLLSYMTVQRHIRRSRQSTSVPTSQCLLGRVLRNIAVIQIVLSVCLLPYHIFKPIFVYVAHYRHQLSYSPGPNICNHCHPLSTIVELKNCLLFLAALRGSTDPLMYFLLDKTFRNQTLRLLRCTQNNPESRQVCSATGSGNQKAAQLVDGNVATTTGGLSQESV from the exons ATGGAGTATACAGCCTACACCTTTCCCCTGGACAACGCGTCCCACTCCTCCTCTGTTCCTCCACTCTGCCCCACCGCCACCACGCACTTCTTCCTCCCCTCCGCCTacaccctcctcttcctcacctcTCTCCCGGGCAACGCGCTGTCGTTGTGGGTGACCCTGCGGTGCATCTCCGCCACCTCCCCCATCCACGTCTACCTGTCCCACCTGAGCATCTCCAACCTGATGCTGTCCCTCACCGCGCCCTTCCTCGCCGCCTACTACGCCCGTGGCTCTGTCTGGACGCAGAGTGGCGTCCCGTGTCGGCTGGTGCTGCACGGCGTCACCCCGGTGCTCCACATCAACATCTACATCGGCATCATGATCCTCATGTGGGTGGCCCTTAGCCGCTTCGCAGTGCTCATCCAGCACACGCACGCGTCGCGGCCGAGCAGCTGTGCCACGCTGCTGCCGCCCGGCTTCTTCGCCTGTCTCAAGCGGACTTCGTTCGCCAGCAGGGTTTGCACCGCAGCGTGGGTGGTGGCGGTCGGCGGCGGCGTGCCTGTGACGGTTTACTACTCTGTGAAGGAAGCTGTGAGCGCCGACGCTACTGCGACGGCCGGATGTGCCAACGTGTGCTACAACCCTGCGGTGGAGATAGGGGGCATACGGTCTGCGACTATGGGCGTGCCCGCTATCACCCTGTTCTTCGTGTTTTACCTGCTGGTGCTGCTGTCCTACATGACGGTGCAGAGGCATATCCGGCGCTCACGTCAAAGCACAAGTGTCCCCACCTCCCAATGCCTGCTTGGTAGGGTGCTCCGAAACATCGCCGTCATCCAG ATTGTTCTTTCAGTTTGTCTGCTGCCATACCACATCTTCAAACCCATCTTCGTTTACGTGGCTCATTACCGACATCAGCTGAGCTATTCACCCGGCCCCAACATCTGCAACCACTGTCATCCACTCTCCACCATCGTCGAG CTGAAGAACTGCCTGCTGTTTCTGGCTGCCCTGAGAGGATCGACTGACCCTTTGATGTACTTCCTGTTGGACAAGACCTTCCGAAATCAAACCCTCAGACTTTTAAGGTGCACACAGAACAACCCTGAGAGCAGACAGGTGTGTTCGGCTACAGGAAGTGGCAATCAGAAGGCTGCACAGTTGGTGGATGGGAATGTGGCCACCACTACGGGAGGTTTAAGCCAAGAAAGTGTTTAG